A window from Litorilinea aerophila encodes these proteins:
- the sqr gene encoding type III sulfide quinone reductase, selenoprotein subtype has product MKRLLILGAGTAGTMAANRLARELDPHEWHITVVDADETHYYQPGFLFIPFGIYHRPDVVKPKRDYLPRSVEVIISPIEVIEPEQNRVRLARDSRTLTYDFLVIATGSRIVPDETPGLHEHEWHRSIHDFYTADGALALQKHLRHWQGGRLVLNVAEMPIKCPVAPLEFLFLADWYFHEQGIRDRVELTLATPLPGAFTKPIAAQLLGSILEEKNIHVETEFNIERVEPDERAIYSYDNRKIEYDLLVSVPVHMGADVIERSGLGDDLAFVPTDRHTLLAEGFDNIFVLGDATNLPSSKAGSVAHFQVDTFVPNFLRYIDGLDLLPAFDGHANCYIESGYGKGFLIDFNYDVEPLPGRFPLPGLGPFTLLQESRMNHWGKMMFRWMYWNILLRGKELPIPAQMSMAGKWRPS; this is encoded by the coding sequence ATGAAACGTCTGCTAATTTTAGGTGCCGGCACCGCGGGCACCATGGCCGCCAACCGCCTGGCCCGGGAGCTGGATCCCCATGAGTGGCACATCACCGTGGTGGATGCCGACGAGACCCACTACTATCAGCCTGGTTTTCTCTTCATCCCCTTCGGGATCTACCACCGGCCGGATGTGGTGAAACCGAAGCGGGACTATCTGCCCCGCTCGGTCGAGGTCATCATTTCGCCCATCGAGGTCATCGAGCCGGAGCAGAACCGGGTGCGCCTGGCCCGGGACAGCCGTACCCTCACCTACGACTTCCTGGTCATCGCCACCGGCTCTCGCATCGTCCCCGACGAGACGCCCGGCCTGCACGAACATGAATGGCACCGTTCTATCCATGATTTTTACACCGCGGACGGCGCCCTGGCCTTGCAGAAGCACCTGCGCCACTGGCAGGGCGGCCGCCTGGTGCTCAACGTGGCTGAGATGCCCATCAAGTGCCCGGTGGCACCCCTGGAATTTCTCTTCCTGGCGGACTGGTACTTCCACGAGCAGGGCATCCGGGATCGGGTGGAGCTGACCCTGGCCACGCCCCTGCCCGGGGCTTTCACCAAGCCCATCGCCGCTCAACTGCTGGGCAGCATCCTGGAGGAGAAAAACATCCATGTGGAGACCGAGTTCAACATCGAACGGGTGGAGCCGGACGAGCGGGCCATCTACTCCTACGACAACCGCAAGATCGAGTACGACCTGCTGGTCAGCGTGCCAGTCCACATGGGCGCGGACGTCATCGAGCGGTCCGGTCTGGGGGACGACCTCGCCTTTGTGCCGACGGACAGGCATACCCTGCTGGCCGAAGGCTTCGACAACATCTTTGTCCTGGGCGACGCCACCAACCTGCCCAGCTCCAAGGCGGGTTCCGTGGCCCACTTCCAGGTGGATACCTTTGTGCCCAATTTCCTGCGCTACATCGATGGGCTGGACCTGCTTCCCGCCTTCGACGGCCACGCCAACTGCTACATCGAGTCGGGCTATGGCAAGGGCTTTCTGATCGACTTCAACTACGACGTGGAGCCCCTGCCCGGCCGCTTCCCGTTGCCGGGCCTGGGACCCTTTACCCTGCTCCAGGAATCCCGGATGAACCACTGGGGCAAGATGATGTTCCGCTGGATGTACTGGAACATCCTGTTACGGGGCAAGGAGCTGCCCATCCCAGCCCAAATGAGCATGGCCGGCAAATGGCGGCCCTCGTGA
- a CDS encoding DsrE/DsrF/DrsH-like family protein, which translates to MSEQPRKLAIICSKGSLDMAYPGLVLANAARMMGIEASIFFTFWGMDIIAKKTVDHLKVTPVGNPAMHMPQLVGGLPGVTDLATTMMKRELERLDMPPVREFLEMLHDAGCGIYACRMAAEMMHLEKEDLVEEVDDIIGAMEFLEMAEGAQLLFI; encoded by the coding sequence ATGAGCGAGCAACCACGCAAGCTGGCCATCATCTGCTCCAAGGGCAGCCTGGACATGGCCTACCCGGGCCTGGTCCTGGCCAACGCCGCCCGCATGATGGGCATCGAGGCCTCCATTTTCTTCACCTTCTGGGGCATGGACATCATCGCCAAGAAGACGGTGGACCATCTGAAGGTGACGCCCGTGGGCAACCCGGCCATGCACATGCCCCAACTGGTGGGCGGCCTGCCTGGCGTGACCGACCTGGCCACCACCATGATGAAGCGGGAGCTGGAGCGGCTAGACATGCCGCCGGTGCGGGAGTTTCTGGAAATGCTGCACGACGCCGGCTGTGGCATCTATGCCTGCCGGATGGCGGCCGAGATGATGCACCTGGAGAAGGAAGATCTGGTGGAAGAGGTGGACGATATCATCGGCGCCATGGAATTCCTGGAGATGGCCGAAGGCGCCCAGCTCCTCTTCATTTGA
- a CDS encoding PocR ligand-binding domain-containing protein, translating into MTDFLTARELQAMLKVDRSTIYRMADRGELPAVRVGNQWRFPRRQVEQWLHGQEPGATAGKDGNGPSSRQEVRRLLPLACVQQLVDAFADILGVMILVTDLEGHPITRPSNPCGLFLAAEASPVAHRRCLALWAEMAQTPSLQPTWVEGHLGLLCARAFVRVGSELCAMVVAGGIAPAHWPPDEATLARIAADLALTPEQLRVHLEEVHHLTPEAQERLLPYVQRIADVVAHIVTERQALFRKLQDIAQLSRLEPDGLSHQLQGALS; encoded by the coding sequence ATGACCGACTTTCTGACAGCACGAGAATTGCAGGCCATGCTGAAGGTGGACCGATCCACCATCTACCGCATGGCCGATCGAGGAGAGCTCCCGGCTGTGCGGGTGGGGAACCAGTGGCGTTTCCCACGCCGGCAGGTGGAACAGTGGCTACACGGGCAGGAGCCGGGGGCCACGGCCGGGAAGGACGGCAACGGCCCCTCGTCCCGGCAGGAGGTGCGCCGGCTGCTGCCCCTGGCCTGTGTCCAGCAGCTGGTGGACGCCTTCGCCGACATCCTGGGGGTGATGATCCTGGTGACCGATCTGGAAGGGCATCCCATCACCCGGCCCAGTAACCCCTGTGGCCTCTTCCTGGCCGCGGAGGCGTCGCCCGTGGCCCACCGCCGCTGCCTGGCGCTCTGGGCTGAGATGGCCCAGACCCCCAGCCTGCAGCCGACCTGGGTGGAAGGGCATCTGGGGCTCCTGTGTGCCCGGGCGTTTGTCCGGGTGGGGAGCGAGCTGTGTGCCATGGTGGTGGCCGGGGGGATCGCACCGGCGCACTGGCCGCCCGACGAGGCCACCCTGGCCCGCATCGCCGCCGACCTGGCCCTGACGCCGGAACAGCTGCGTGTCCACCTGGAGGAGGTCCACCACCTGACGCCAGAGGCCCAGGAACGGCTGTTGCCCTACGTCCAGCGGATCGCCGACGTGGTGGCCCACATCGTCACCGAACGCCAGGCGCTCTTTCGGAAATTACAGGATATCGCCCAACTGTCCCGGCTGGAGCCGGACGGCTTGTCCCATCAGCTTCAAGGAGCTCTATCATGA
- a CDS encoding TusE/DsrC/DsvC family sulfur relay protein, whose translation MSAVTELNVQLDAEGFMTDPNQWTPEIAAVLARDEGIEELTERHWQVINFVREEYFKTGQSPTLRTISKKSGVDTKELYQLFPKGPAKKVARIAGLSKPKGCI comes from the coding sequence ATGAGCGCTGTGACCGAGTTGAACGTCCAGTTGGACGCCGAAGGTTTCATGACCGACCCGAACCAGTGGACCCCAGAGATCGCGGCCGTGTTGGCCCGGGATGAAGGGATCGAGGAGCTCACCGAGCGCCACTGGCAGGTGATCAACTTCGTGCGGGAGGAGTATTTCAAGACGGGGCAATCCCCCACCCTGCGCACCATCAGCAAGAAGTCCGGGGTGGATACCAAGGAGCTCTATCAGCTGTTTCCCAAAGGACCGGCCAAGAAGGTGGCGCGCATCGCCGGCCTGAGCAAGCCCAAGGGCTGCATCTAG
- a CDS encoding DUF1641 domain-containing protein translates to MTTTLDPALQTESSQAQLAAIERKLDALTHAVAELAEQAREERRRRQVWEDLQADLTPIVRDVYGLAVAQAAELEPYVQPEEILALLKRLLRHTRSFHALLDELESAQDFVRDFTPVAREMMDQATTSLDALEQKGYFSFLQEGLYVLEQIVTSFTPADVRLLGDNIVLILNTVKALTQPEMMRLLHDLTASLQEAQAEELPTSLVGLLGQMRDPDVRRGLALTLAMLKRISRQQRLVQTEGGKSV, encoded by the coding sequence ATGACCACCACCCTTGACCCGGCCCTGCAGACAGAATCCAGCCAGGCCCAACTGGCCGCCATCGAGCGCAAGTTGGATGCCCTCACCCACGCGGTGGCAGAGCTGGCCGAGCAGGCCCGGGAAGAACGCCGTCGCCGTCAGGTCTGGGAAGATCTGCAGGCCGACCTGACGCCCATCGTCCGGGACGTCTATGGCCTGGCGGTGGCCCAGGCCGCTGAGCTGGAGCCCTACGTCCAGCCAGAGGAGATCCTGGCCCTGCTCAAACGGCTGCTCCGCCACACCCGGAGCTTCCACGCCCTGCTGGACGAGCTGGAAAGCGCGCAGGATTTTGTCCGGGACTTCACCCCCGTGGCCCGGGAGATGATGGACCAGGCCACGACGAGCCTGGATGCGCTGGAGCAGAAGGGCTACTTCTCGTTCCTGCAGGAGGGGCTCTACGTCCTGGAGCAGATCGTCACCTCCTTCACCCCGGCGGATGTGCGCCTGCTGGGCGACAACATCGTGCTGATCCTGAACACGGTCAAAGCCCTGACCCAGCCGGAGATGATGCGGCTGCTCCACGACCTGACTGCCAGCCTCCAGGAGGCCCAGGCGGAGGAGCTGCCCACCTCCCTGGTGGGACTCCTGGGCCAGATGCGGGATCCGGACGTGCGCCGGGGCCTGGCCCTGACCCTGGCCATGCTCAAGCGAATTTCCCGGCAGCAGCGGCTGGTCCAGACAGAAGGGGGTAAATCTGTGTGA
- a CDS encoding TGS domain-containing protein translates to MEEAQSIHAVIAAAYQLLHALSLPPHEADAGPERLAHAERTVQLLARWGGSPELQAAGLLHKFMCMGSLSSQMLAQHCGERTAFLCEQYRRLLHEPPPTQRGRTRARRRIQLFVAAYCDPELAFLAVAEAWARFQAIREGESAQRAGFLEEGRHILGPFLEMLGMQALKDELDSWLGEVSPVDPALTEALVQWLEPHLPDAQVVPQPYHRAGDAPVRRDQPPAGPTGPLDIVLVAPTEEACYRLLYRLHRIPGLQPVEGALMDQMGHGRLNGRRGLLTACVATHQGRRYRVHFRLCTPEMEEVNQWGLAALHMRRRLALSVPGAWWNRAAEGYAQIQAAPMGDLPDYLWVFSPQGQLFRFHRGCTVVDFAYALHTDLAEQCQRFYINDEQVAPNTVLHHLDLVALELDPRAPGPQESWLNAARTTRARTAIARYLRRRRRGADQGQRILDRRHQELSRYYGFNIPEHRLGDALAQAMRHLQVNRTAELLAEVAAGHLNPDRILHPLFAGEILRQVEVPAELGLRPHQLQLAQCCRPRIGDDIVGIPYQRHGKVMRLRIHRQGCERLRSDVLPMPLQWRLQPDFKTLAQLEVTAFNEDGLLGDALACIYQMLPRVTLHRVEATARHGTAHMRFTLEAESETVVQAIADALAHLPGRQVADVRPMRLPPSEIEGLLNADRAFMNPYTRLPVSDREMFFGRTRELTRLTEWLLSNVGNIWLVGQKRVGKTSLLLHLKRHHLQEQGFVPVYIDCQLLGNPAHVNLFFELASLLYGELQADPRVGELGPPLRALFQQQPAVQLIQYLRSVQGRLGTNRLVLLLDEFSRTSDAYAHGQLDRSFFDGWRGLLQEVTPAISVIAVVQQKAWDQVRERARIDLEDPCWQLMELGETLVLRPLEEADVRRLIEWPMRNFLTYSPDIVAYVARLTGSSPFVIQAFCRALVSHLTRNNRREVQRADIDAVRGEFLASGENLFAHYLDMIRGGVGSQVCFAIAQAAVAHGDAPVAWEALRAALPHLEASRIQHALDELCRCDILAEAPARHWRFVSLLFAQWCALYGR, encoded by the coding sequence ATGGAGGAAGCCCAGTCCATTCACGCGGTCATCGCCGCGGCCTATCAGCTCTTGCATGCCCTGTCACTTCCCCCCCACGAAGCGGACGCAGGGCCGGAGCGCCTTGCCCACGCCGAGCGGACGGTCCAACTGTTGGCCCGGTGGGGCGGCAGTCCGGAGCTTCAGGCGGCCGGGTTGTTACACAAGTTTATGTGTATGGGCTCCCTTTCCAGCCAGATGCTTGCACAGCATTGTGGAGAGCGGACGGCCTTCCTGTGTGAACAATACCGCCGCCTTTTGCATGAACCGCCCCCCACCCAACGGGGCCGCACCCGGGCCCGCCGCCGCATCCAGCTGTTCGTGGCCGCCTACTGCGATCCAGAGCTGGCCTTTCTGGCGGTGGCCGAAGCGTGGGCCCGCTTCCAGGCCATCCGGGAAGGGGAGAGCGCCCAGCGGGCCGGATTTCTGGAAGAAGGACGCCACATCCTGGGCCCCTTCCTGGAGATGTTGGGCATGCAGGCCCTCAAAGATGAGCTGGATTCCTGGCTGGGAGAGGTCAGCCCGGTCGATCCGGCGTTGACGGAGGCGCTGGTCCAATGGCTGGAGCCCCATCTGCCCGACGCCCAGGTTGTGCCCCAGCCCTATCACCGGGCCGGGGACGCGCCCGTCCGGCGGGATCAGCCCCCGGCCGGTCCGACCGGACCGCTAGACATCGTGCTGGTGGCCCCGACCGAGGAGGCCTGTTATCGCCTCCTCTACCGGCTCCACCGGATCCCGGGGCTGCAGCCAGTGGAAGGCGCGCTGATGGACCAGATGGGCCACGGGCGCCTGAATGGCCGGCGGGGCCTGCTGACCGCCTGCGTGGCCACCCACCAGGGCCGACGCTATCGGGTCCACTTCCGCCTCTGTACGCCGGAGATGGAAGAGGTCAACCAATGGGGCCTGGCCGCCCTCCACATGCGCCGGCGCCTGGCCCTTTCGGTACCTGGGGCCTGGTGGAATCGGGCCGCCGAAGGATACGCCCAGATCCAGGCTGCGCCCATGGGCGACCTGCCCGACTACCTCTGGGTCTTCAGCCCCCAGGGCCAGCTCTTTCGCTTCCATCGGGGATGCACGGTGGTGGATTTCGCCTACGCCCTCCACACCGACCTGGCCGAACAGTGCCAGCGGTTTTACATCAACGACGAACAGGTGGCCCCCAATACGGTGCTCCACCACCTGGACCTGGTGGCGCTGGAGCTGGATCCCCGGGCGCCCGGCCCCCAGGAAAGCTGGCTGAACGCGGCCCGGACAACCCGGGCCCGCACAGCCATTGCCCGCTACCTGCGACGCCGGCGGCGGGGCGCAGACCAGGGCCAGCGCATTCTGGACCGCCGGCATCAGGAGCTGAGCCGCTACTACGGCTTCAACATCCCGGAACATCGCCTGGGGGACGCCCTGGCGCAGGCCATGCGTCATCTACAGGTCAACCGGACGGCGGAACTGCTGGCAGAAGTGGCGGCGGGCCACCTCAACCCGGATCGCATCCTCCACCCCCTCTTTGCCGGGGAGATCCTGCGACAGGTCGAAGTTCCAGCGGAGCTGGGGTTGCGCCCCCATCAACTGCAGCTGGCTCAATGCTGCCGCCCCCGCATCGGCGACGACATCGTGGGCATTCCCTACCAGCGCCATGGGAAAGTGATGCGCCTGCGGATCCACCGCCAGGGCTGCGAACGGCTTCGGTCGGATGTCCTTCCCATGCCCCTCCAGTGGCGCCTTCAGCCGGACTTCAAAACCCTGGCCCAGCTGGAGGTCACCGCCTTCAATGAGGATGGCCTGCTGGGCGACGCCCTGGCCTGCATCTACCAGATGCTGCCCCGAGTCACCCTGCACCGGGTGGAGGCCACAGCCCGCCATGGAACTGCCCACATGCGATTCACCCTGGAGGCAGAAAGCGAAACGGTGGTGCAGGCAATCGCCGATGCCCTGGCCCACCTTCCCGGCCGCCAGGTGGCCGACGTGCGGCCCATGCGCCTGCCGCCCTCGGAGATCGAGGGCCTGCTGAACGCGGACCGGGCCTTCATGAACCCCTACACTCGCCTCCCCGTGAGCGACCGGGAAATGTTCTTTGGCCGCACCCGGGAGCTCACCCGCCTGACCGAATGGCTGCTGTCTAATGTGGGCAACATCTGGCTGGTAGGTCAGAAACGGGTAGGTAAGACATCCCTGCTGCTCCACCTGAAACGCCATCACCTCCAGGAACAGGGCTTTGTGCCGGTCTACATCGACTGCCAGCTGTTGGGCAACCCGGCCCACGTCAACCTGTTCTTCGAATTGGCCAGTCTGCTCTACGGAGAGCTCCAGGCGGATCCCCGGGTGGGCGAGCTGGGCCCCCCTTTGCGCGCCCTCTTCCAGCAACAGCCCGCCGTCCAGCTCATCCAATACCTGCGCAGCGTGCAGGGGAGGCTGGGGACGAACCGACTGGTGCTGCTGTTGGACGAGTTCAGCCGGACCAGCGACGCCTACGCCCACGGACAACTGGACAGGAGCTTTTTCGACGGCTGGCGGGGCCTGCTCCAGGAAGTGACCCCGGCCATCAGCGTCATCGCGGTGGTGCAACAGAAGGCATGGGATCAGGTGCGCGAGAGGGCGCGGATCGACCTGGAGGACCCTTGCTGGCAACTGATGGAGCTGGGCGAGACCCTGGTACTGCGCCCCCTGGAAGAGGCAGATGTGCGGCGGCTCATCGAATGGCCCATGCGCAACTTCCTGACCTATTCGCCGGACATTGTGGCGTATGTAGCCCGCCTCACCGGCAGCAGCCCCTTCGTCATCCAGGCCTTTTGCCGGGCGCTGGTCTCCCACCTGACCCGCAACAACCGTCGGGAAGTCCAGCGGGCCGATATTGACGCCGTCCGCGGAGAATTTCTGGCGTCCGGGGAAAATTTGTTTGCACACTATCTGGACATGATACGGGGCGGCGTGGGCAGCCAGGTCTGTTTCGCCATCGCCCAGGCAGCCGTGGCCCATGGGGATGCCCCCGTGGCCTGGGAAGCGCTCCGCGCCGCCCTCCCCCACCTGGAGGCATCCCGGATCCAGCACGCGCTGGACGAGCTGTGCCGATGTGACATCCTGGCCGAAGCACCTGCACGCCACTGGCGCTTTGTCAGTCTGCTCTTCGCCCAGTGGTGTGCCCTCTATGGCCGCTGA